A genomic window from Cyprinus carpio isolate SPL01 chromosome B9, ASM1834038v1, whole genome shotgun sequence includes:
- the ranbp2 gene encoding LOW QUALITY PROTEIN: E3 SUMO-protein ligase RanBP2 (The sequence of the model RefSeq protein was modified relative to this genomic sequence to represent the inferred CDS: inserted 4 bases in 2 codons): MQDLKNTATNTMDELAQVFTEMRAHLYLYAGTLLLKRAQDGAQQWRAVLDLAALCYLVSYQAPRPKARSFKNEQASHEPLKLLACDRQSQAGHMLLNLSWDVEQLLKDVVEVFGNRSGPGRLFDQLFDAQTQEQRSFICNDDIHNLSVHPPKAADLAKWDSGAVMLHAGDLQQLAWLGLQWALMGQRVSLQDWLKQLFPRLTLETSKLDTNAPESICLLDLEVFVCGVVFCSQAQLQERVKMASCSQPHEPRCPPLHIMKLLSSDRQREWWDAVYSLIHKRAQPGTSAKLRLVVQHGLGTLRAGEKHGLQPALLIHWAKHLSDAGERVNSYYDQKDYAGRSVHYWRVVLPLLEKVRHKRSIPEPLQPMFMHFQSRDIQPSQVRVYEEDAIISIATLLDIEGNTEEAISKLEQLNSTSSNWHLAKIYQRLSEEAGNGLEETQGRCADFLLKFRKYLTKIYQANAEDLEKIPVSMEEVMDLLNEVNQQLVGEVDEDQGDYPVTSSPGQPAEGHVKFSTPSSSKSVMSPSKRSVFSPKTPPLWVEDQKSLLQKLCQQIEALKNEVHDLRHNSSDATASSYRMYRDNYAAEGLQETFPAAQTFHGVPLTVATTGPSVYYNQSPAYNSQYLLRTAANVTPTKGPVYGMNRLPPRQHMYAYKQSTHTPPLQSTPACMYPQEQVFGPPIRFESPATSLLSPYSEEYYGHNVPQPTVNPTLPEPGYFTKPCAVTSTQPSRSTESKAVDPKMSFGPQFTGEPAKVPNFGGVAAGPTTTASAAFKFNSNFKSNDGDFTFSSAQVKNSESLLGLLTSDIPPKAEVPSEPKHQTQDQTPSQSEVFTFGSKNAAGFSFTDGAQNKMSIFGNTDQRFSFTSGTKTTLGNTEALEEKRVESDNDSTHVEEDEDGPHFEPIVRLPDKVDVKTGEEEEEEMFCKRAKLFRFDAETKEWKERGIGSIKILKHKTSGKVRLLMRREQVLKICANHYITADMVLKPNAGSDKSWVWYAMDYADEMPKTEQLAIRFKTADEAALFKVKFEEAQKFLSESPQGQQIEKESKPPQPQVSSKEVDLKTLFSKKAGEWDCDVCCVRNAPTSVVCAACGSAAPSTAQVKPVEEPKASAPAAKSFSFGLSGDSAKNDTSTDVSSKGFTFGSQIPVSFKFGSKDAVETSAGFGAQAEKKTSQADAPQQEKVSAAPAVPFGTGFGAQFAKKEGQWDCDSCLVRNEASATECVICKAPEKANKNNAASQGWLTAMFGKKDGQWDCDYCLVRNEGSFNHCVSCQKANPIFKNKTFAAPSSSSFTFSFGSSSSQPAATGFKANFSPGPAFQFGTSKEKASSEGFKFESSTTEAEKPSGGSSFFSFSMPAPVGGFKFGIAESEAKPSDGQSQNGSASVLLKNIAELHKEKEKEAAPSSSDQSVDADSHDNNPLFTGKPDTFSFADLAKSRSSFQFGQEDPAFKGFAGAGEQLFTGFHSGPKADTSVDQEDEMYKTEENDNIQFEPVVQMPEKVDLVTGEEDEKVLYSQHVKLFRFDTETNQWKERGFGNLKLLKNNQNGRLRVLMRREQVLKVCANHWITTTMNLKPLSGSDRAWMWMASDFSDGDAKLEQLAAKFKTPELAEEFKLKFEECQRLLLDIPLQTPHKLVNTGRMAHLIQKAEEMKSGLKDLKSFLTSQNKDDENXCDTSRSTSAVVVKLDSEGTAHTLEWDNYDLREEVHEDYSSSTVRDTPSQPDPVAKNLFRFGESSTGFSFCFQPILSPSKSPSKLNQSQASVGTDDEQEASQEEERDGQYFEPVVPLPDLVDVSTGEENEQVLFSHRAKLYRYDKDLSQWKERGIGDLKILKHYETKRVRLVMRRDQVLKLCANHWIASNMKLEPMKGAEKAWIWSAFDFAEGQGKVEQLAVRFKLQETANAFSEIFEEAKTAQEKDTLLTPFSEREPASTQETLCGKAAVAVLEETTKERTGLSEESSPKLDQTPQNTKNVVSPPKFVFGSDSVQKIFGSPSPSKEKTLAVISSSEDEEAGASRLKTSGPAVTSQASAGTPFSIPTRSLDFRLFKNNPMAFWTCTSANQFEARVYSPSEKSAQDVCDDXYEIVFEVKPTREQAELAARLMLPPTFFCYKNRPGYISDEDSDDEDFESAVRNLKGRLYADGADGASDHDSEVTLVRGEAADGRRGAESQTPPAASHLPVRRQQRLRSGGRETGRLQH; this comes from the exons ATGCAGGATCTGAAGAACACGGCCACAAACACGATGGATGAGCTGGCGCAGGTGTTCACGGAGATGAGGGCTCACCTGTACCTGTACGCCGGGACGCTGCTGCTGAAGAGGGCGCAGGACGGGGCGCAGCAGTGGAGGGCCGTGCTGGATCTGGCCGCTCTCTGTTATCTCGTATCTTACCAG GCTCCGAGACCCAAAGCTAGGAGCTTCAAGAATGAGCAGGCGTCCCATGAGCCTCTGAAGCTGCTGGCCTGTGATCGTCAGAGTCAGGCGGGTCACATGCTGCTGAACCTGAGCTGGGACGTGGAGCAGCTGCTGAAGGATGTGGTGGAGGTGTTCGGGAACCGGAGCGGCCCGGGCCGTCTGTTTGACCAGCTGTTCGACGCACAGACGCAGGAGCAGCGCTCTTTCATCTGCAACGATGACATCCACAACCTCAGCGTACACCCGCCCAAAGCTGCCGATCTGGCCAAGTGGGACAGCG gagCGGTGATGCTGCACGCGGGGGATCTGCAGCAGCTGGCTTGGCTCGGCCTGCAGTGGGCGCTAATGGGTCAAAGAGTGAGTCTGCAGGACTGGCTCAAGCAGCTCTTCCCTCGCCTCACGCTCGAGACCTCCAAACTGGACACCAACGCACCGGAATCCATCTGCCTGCTGGACCTGGAG gtgtTCGTGTGCGGCGTGGTGTTCTGCAGTCAGGCGCAGCTGCAGGAGCGTGTGAAGATGGCGTCCTGCTCTCAGCCGCACGAGCCGCGCTGTCCTCCGCTGCACATCATGAAGCTGCTGtcctcagacagacagagagagtggtGGGACGCCGTCTACAGCCTGATTCACAAGAGAGCGCA GCCCGGGACGTCTGCTAAACTGCGTCTGGTCGTTCAGCATGGTCTGGGCACGCTGCGCGCCGGAGAGAAACACGGCCTTCAGCCGGCGCTGCTCATACACTGGGCTAAACATCTGTCTGACGCG ggtgaGCGGGTGAACTCTTACTACGATCAGAAGGACTACGCTGGCCGCAGTGTGCACTACTGGAGGGTTGTGCTCCCCCTGCTGGAGAAGGTGCGACACAAGCGCAGCATCCCTGAACCCCTGCAGCCCATGTTCATGCACTTTCAGAGCAGAGACATACAG CCTTCTCAGGTGCGAGTGTATGAGGAAGATGCCATCATAAGCATCGCCACACTCCTTGACATCGAGGGCAACACTGAGGAGGCGATCTCAAAGCTGGAGCAGCTCAACAGCACATCGTCTAACTGGCATCTGGCGAAG ATCTATCAGAGGCTGTCGGAGGAGGCAGGGAACGGGCTTGAGGAAACTCAGGGCAGGTGCGCAGACTTCCTCCTGAAGTTCAGGAAATACTTGACCAAGATTTATCAGGCCAATGCAGAGGATTTGGAGAAG ATACCTGTATCTATGGAGGAGGTGATGGATTTGTTGAATGAGGTCAACCAGCAGCTTGTTGGTGAGGTGGATGAAGACCAGGGGGACTATCCTGTGACATCCAGCCCCGGTCAGCCCGCTGAAGGCCATGTTAAATTCTCCACTCCTTCCTCGTCCAAGAGTGTCATGTCACCGTCCAAAAGATCTGTG TTCTCCCCCAAAACACCACCTCTCTGGGTGGAGGACCAGAAGTCACTGCTGCAGAAGTTATGCCAGCAGATCGAGGCCTTGAAG AATGAGGTTCATGACCTGCGTCATAACTCTTCAGATGCCACAGCATCCTCATATAGGATGTATCGAGACAACTATGCTGCAGAAGGACTTCAGGAAACGTTTCCTGCAGCGCAGACGTTCCACGGTGTTCCTCTCACTG TTGCTACTACAGGTCCCTCTGTGTACTACAACCAGTCTCCAGCATATAATTCACAGTATCTTCTGCGAACTGCTGCAAATGTCACACCAACAAAG GGCCCAGTATATGGAATGAATCGTCTTCCTCCACGTCAGCATATGTATGCCTACAAACAATCAACACACACCCCACCTCTACAGTCAACACCTGCATGCATGTATCCTCAAGAGCAGGTTTTCGGTCCTCCCATCCGGTTTGAGTCACCAGCTACATCCTTACTCTCCCCGTACAGTGAGGAATATTATGGTCACAATGTTCCTCAGCCCACAGTTAATCCAACATTGCCAGAGCCTGGATATTTCACTAAGCCATGTGCCGTTACGTCCACGCAGCCATCCAGGAGCACTGAAAGCAAGGCTGTCGACCCCAAGATGAGTTTTGGGCCACAGTTCACAGGTGAACCTGCTAAGGTTCCCAACTTTGGAGGAGTAGCTGCCGGGCCAACAACAACAGCATCAGCTGCGTTCAAGTTCAACTCCAATTTCAAGTCCAATGATGGTGATTTCACCTTCTCCTCTGCTCAGGTGAAAAACAGTGAAAGCCTCTTGGGACTTCTGACATCAGATATTCCTCCCAAAGCGGAGGTGCCGTCAGAACCGAAACACCAGACCCAAGACCAGACGCCTAGCCAGAGCGAAGTCTTTACCTTTGGGAGTAAAAATGCAGCAGGATTTTCATTCACTGATGGTGCTCAGAACAAGATGAGTATTTTTGGCAACACCGATCAAAGATTTAGCTTTACAAGTGGAACCAAAACCACATTAGGGAATACAGAGGCTCTGGAAGAGAAGCGTGTGGAAAGTGACAATGATAGCACCCATGTGGAAGAAGATGAGGATGGGCCTCATTTTGAGCCTATTGTGCGTCTACCTGATAAGGTCGACGTGAAGActggtgaggaggaggaggaggagatgtTCTGCAAGAGAGCAAAACTCTTCCGATTTGACGCTGAAACTAAAGAATGGAAAGAGAGGGGCATTGGCAGTATCAAAATCCTCAAACACAAAACCTCCGGGAAAGTTCGTCTGTTAATGAGGAGGGAGCAGGTTCTGAAAATCTGCGCCAATCACTATATTACTGCCGACATGGTTCTCAAACCAAATGCTGGATCTGACAAATCCTGGGTCTGGTACGCTATGGACTATGCAGATGAAATGCCAAAGACTGAGCAGTTGGCAATTCGTTTTAAAACCGCAGACGAGGCGGCactgtttaaagttaaatttgaGGAGGCTCAAAAGTTCCTTTCGGAATCCCCACAAGGCCAACAGATTGAAAAGGAAAGCAAACCTCCACAGCCTCAGGTTTCATCCAAAGAAGTGGATCTCAAAACCCTGTTTTCCAAGAAGGCGGGTGAATGGGACTGTGACGTGTGCTGTGTAAGAAACGCTCCCACGTCTGTGGTGTGCGCGGCCTGCGGCAGTGCAGCTCCTTCTACAGCACAGGTCAAACCTGTAGAGGAACCCAAAGCCTCGGCTCCTGCTGCCAAATCgttttcttttggactttctggAGATTCCGCTAAAAACGACACCAGCACTGATGTCAGCTCGAAGGGCTTCACGTTTGGATCTCAAATACCAGTTTCTTTTAAGTTTGGATCAAAGGATGCTGTGGAGACATCTGCTGGCTTTGGAGCTCAGGCTGAGAAGAAAACAAGTCAGGCTGATGCACCACAACAGGAGAAAGTGTCAGCAGCTCCAGCAGTCCCATTTGGCACTGGATTTGGTGCTCAGTTTGCCAAGAAAGAGGGTCAGTGGGACTGTGACTCCTGCCTAGTGAGGAATGAAGCCTCAGCAACTGAATGTGTTATTTGCAAAGCCCCtgagaaagcaaacaaaaataatgcagCATCACAAGGTTGGTTAACTGCCATGTTTGGTAAAAAAGATGGACAGTGGGATTGTGACTATTGCCTTGTAAGAAACGAAGGTTCATTTAACCATTGTGTTTCATGTCAGAAAGCAAAcccaatttttaaaaacaagacCTTTGCTGCACCGTCAAGTTCctcttttacatttagttttggaAGTTCTAGCAGCCAACCTGCTGCAACAGGATTTAAAGCCAATTTCAGTCCAGGCCCTGCTTTTCAGTTCGGCACAAGTAAGGAAAAAGCATCCTCAGAAGGCTTCAAGTTTGAGTCCTCCACAACTGAAGCTGAAAAGCCATCAGGCGGTTCCAGTTTTTTTTCGTTTTCCATGCCTGCGCCTGTTGGCGGATTTAAGTTTGGCATTGCAGAATCTGAGGCAAAACCATCAGACGGACAGTCCCAAAATGGATCCGCATCTGTCCTCCTCAAAAACATTGCTGAGCttcacaaagagaaagagaaagaggcagCCCCAAGTTCCTCAGATCAGTCTGTAGACGCTGATAGTCACGATAATAATCCTCTCTTTACTGGTAAGCCTGACACCTTTAGTTTCGCTGACTTGGCGAAGTCACGAAGCAGTtttcagtttggccaggaggatCCCGCTTTCAAAGGCTTTGCAGGGGCTGGCGAGCAGCTCTTTACAGGGTTTCATTCTGGGCCCAAGGCCGACACCTCTGTCGATCAAGAGGATGAAATGTACAAAACTGAGGAGAATGACAATATTCAGTTTGAGCCTGTTGTTCAGATGCCAGAGAAGGTCGACCTTGTTACAGGCGAAGAAGATGAGAAAGTCTTGTATTCACAGCATGTCAAACTCTTCAGATTTGATACAGAAACAAACCAATGGAAAGAAAGAGGATTCGGCAACCTAAAACTGCTCAAGAATAACCAGAACGGGAGACTGCGAGTTCTTATGAGAAGAGAGCAGGTGTTGAAAGTGTGTGCTAATCATTGGATCACAACCACAATGAACTTAAAGCCCCTCTCTGGCTCGGATCGAGCCTGGATGTGGATGGCCAGTGACTTCTCAGACGGAGATGCCAAATTAGAACAACTTGCGGCAAAATTTAAAACACCTGAGCTTGCAGAAGAATTCAAGCTGAAATTCGAGGAGTGTCAGCGACTGCTTTTGGATATTCCCTTGCAGACCCCTCACAAGCTCGTGAACACTGGCAGAATGGCCCATCTTATACAGAAAGCTGAAGAAATGAAATCTGGTCTTAAGGACCTCAAATCATTCTTGACTTCCCAAAACAAGGATGACGAAAA TTGCGATACAAGTCGTAGTACCTCTGCAGTTGTAGTTAAGCTTGACTCTGAGGGCACCGCACACACTTTAGAATGGGATAATTACGATTTGCGTGAGGAAGTGCACGAGGACTATAGCAGCTCCACTGTGCGTGATACTCCTTCGCAGCCAGATCCAGTAGCTAAAAATCTATTCCGCTTTGGCGAATCATCCACAGGgtttagtttctgttttcagCCTATTCTCAGTCCCTCTAAGTCTCCATCTAAGCTAAACCAGAGCCAGGCTTCTGTTGGCACAGATGATGAGCAAGAAGCGTCGCAGGAGGAAGAGCGAGATGGTCAGTACTTTGAGCCTGTTGTGCCACTGCCTGATCTTGTTGATGTCTCAACAGGAGAGGAGAACGAGCAAGTCCTTTTCAGTCACCGGGCCAAATTATACCGCTACGATAAAGATCTCAGTCAGTGGAAGGAACGAGGTATAGGAGACCTTAAAATACTAAAGCACTACGAAACAAAGCGTGTCAGACTCGTGATGAGACGGGACCAGGTCCTCAAACTGTGCGCAAACCATTGGATTGCTTCCAATATGAAGCTCGAGCCCATGAAAGGAGCTGAGAAAGCATGGATCTGGAGTGCCTTTGATTTTGCTGAGGGTCAGGGCAAGGTGGAACAGCTGGCAGTTAGATTCAAACTGCAGGAAACTGCAAATGCTTTCAGTGAGATCTTTGAAGAGGCAAAGACTGCACAAGAAAAAGACACTCTACTCACCCCGTTTTCTGAAAGAGAACCTGCCTCCACCCAGGAGACACTTTGTGGCAAGGCTGCAGTTGCTGTACTTGAGGAAACAACAAAAGAACGTACTGGTCTCTCTGAGGAAAGCAGTCCTAAACTGGATCAGACACCGCAAAACACCAAGAATGTGGTCTCTCCTCCAAAGTTCGTCTTTGGGTCAGACTCTGTGCAGAAGATCTTTGGAAGCCCTTCGCCATCAAAAGAAAAAACTCTGGCTGTGATTTCCAGTTCAGAAGATGAGGAAGCGGGTGCCTCGAGACTGAAAACCTCTGGACCAGCAGTGACCAGCCAGGCATCGGCTGGGACTCCTTTCAGCATACCAACAAGAA gTTTGGATTTTAGGCTTTTCAAAAATAATCCTATGGCCTTTTGGACCTGCACTTCAGCCAACCAGTTTGAAGCCCGAG TTTACTCCCCGTCAGAGAAGAGCGCTCAGGACGTGTGTGATGA ATATGAGATCGTATTTGAGGTTAAACCAACGAGAGAACAAGCAGAGCTGGCCGCCAGACTGATGCTTCCTCCCACGTTCTTCTGTTACAAGAACCGTCCAGGATACATCAGCGACGAAGACAGCGATG ATGAGGATTTTGAGAGCGCAGTGAGGAATCTGAAGGGGAGGCTGTATGCGGATGGAGCTGATGGAGCGTCTGATCATG ACTCGGAGGTCACTCTGGTGCGGGGAGAAGCGGCCGACGGCAGACGAGGAGCAGAGAGCCAGACGCCTCCTGCTGCCTCCCACCTTCCTGTGCGGCGTCAGCAGCGACTCCGAAGCGGAGGCCGAGAAACTGGACGACTTCAGCACTGA